Part of the Drosophila santomea strain STO CAGO 1482 chromosome 2L, Prin_Dsan_1.1, whole genome shotgun sequence genome is shown below.
TAGTTCAGCTTGAAACACTTTTACACAGGTTCTACACTTAGAAAATGTATGAAAAAGAATTGAAAGAGCATTTAACTTACTTCTGGTGGCTGGGATCAGCGGCGTGTGCACGGTTATGTAGTCCGCCAGTGGCCAAATCTCCTCGAGCGTCATCTTCTCGATGCCCGCCGCCTTGGCCTCCGCCTCCGTGGTAATGGGATCGTAGCCGATAATCTGCAAAGCACTCAGGGTTCGATTAAAATGCCACACTAAGTAAATACCCAATCCAAACGCACTCGCATGCCCCAGGTCTTCATCCGAATGGCGACCTCGCGTCCAATGCGTCCCAGTCCAAGAACGGCCAGGGTTTTTCCATACAGCTCTGTGCCGGCATAGAGCTTCCTGTCCCAGCGACCCTCCTTCATGCTCTGGCCGGCGGGGACGACGGGACGGGCCAGGGAGCCAATTAGGATGCACGTCAGCTCACAGGCCGATATGGAATTGCCACCCGGAGTGCTGAAAGCGACGAGAGTTTAGTTAAACATTCCCCAAATGCCACGCTAGACACTGGCTGTTGCGCCAAGTTGAGCGTTTCTGGTGGGCAAGTGGATGGGGCGTTTGTTGTGACTAGACagcaatatgcaaattgcgcCGAAAAAGTATTGGATGAGTTGGGGAAAATATGGCCATTTTCGCGCTTGGCTACCAGTATTCCACTACCAGACCCACCCAGTATCCAACCCACAACCCTTCGCCCTGCAAACACCCACGCAACTCCATCGACACTCGGCGTCCCTTAATTATGCGTGTCAAACGGCGTCAATTGACCCAAGTCATGGGTAATTGGGGCTGGGATGCCATATCTACTGCCAATCCTGCGATTCGGAATGCGCATAATTATTTGGACTCTGCGCCATCGGAGATTACACTATCAAGCACTGCTAGTTTGAATACCCATAGTTACGATATTCGTATTATCTATCCTAATATATTTCCTATTAAATGATGAATCTAACATTAAGAGCTACATAAATTCATTTTCGCGACATGCAGCTACTTATTATTATAGTTGCATAAAACACACAGAAAATCAAACTTCATAAACTTGATATGGGAGCCGCAAAGGGTTTTAAATAAACAGAATGGAAAATGTTCATGGAATTGATGGCATGGAAAGAACTCTAATGACCCACTAACTAAGTACTTTGTACTGTTTGCATTTCCTATACTAATACCCCCATAAATGTTTCCGATTTTAAAACtcaaaaataatttggaaTTTTGGCATAGTGTTCGTGGCTACCCTTTTGCCGCCGTGCAATGCACCGGGGGCTTACGGAGCACTTACTTCAGGACAACGACATTATGCGCCGTGGCTGCGGGAACATCGATGTTGTCAACACCCGCCCCCGCGCGGCCAACGACCTTCAGACTGCCGGATCCGGCGGCCAGAACTTCCGCGGTTATTTTCGTATCCGAGCGAACGATGGCTGCGTCGAAATTCTGAAAGGCggtgtaatttaatttaattagccactgggtaaatataaatatttgttcgGTAATTTCCTAACTCATTTCACTGGCCTTCTGGTTTCCATTACAGATTTCTTCTGGGAACGTGATTGCTACCATCTACCACCTGTTTTTTATGAtaactggtaactggttaTGATTATTGGAACCCTTGACATTGACCAGTAATTTTCGGTTTTagttaaaagaattattttGATGTAGAGGCAACATCGTCTGATCAGCCAGATGTTTGATAAGAACTATTGGACCGATAATAATAAATGGTGATAACAATGTCTGGCCCACTTATTTACAGCATACTATTGTCATTTAAACGTGATAGTTtctttttatgtttaaataaaatctaaaACTGCATTTCGAAAAGTTGTTAAAAATGCTGGGCGCTGCAGTTGTAATTGAACCTGTAACACTTTTCAAGGattctagtatacccttttacacTACGATTAAAGGGTAAAAAAACAAGTTGTACtgccttaatttattttctctctgcgaactggaaaaatattttttcgtcAAGTACTTATTTTCCGACCCTTacaatttggttttttgttattcAATAACATCACCAAAAGAATCCGTctacaaatcaaataaaattcaaaacatGCATTCGTGCCCATACACACATGAGTCGGTTTAACTAATTGAGGCAAAAATACCCTTGCAAcagaaaaccaatttaaataaataatgagaGTAATTGATTTTGACATAGAAGGCCACAAAAAAGTCTTTTCAAActattatttactttatttatataactGGAGTGAAAATAATCTGATGTGATTAttgttttaaagtttaaagagaaggaaaataatttatttaatgggTTTTAAGTTAGTATTTCACTTAAATTACTGCAAAATACCTATAAATTCAAtaacaattattataatgaatTCCTTATCATTGgctttaattttgttaatttttgttaCAAGTACTTTATATTGGAACGAGATAGGAATCTGCCCTACTGTTgcagtttttaattatacTTTTAAGTTGATGTGCTTAGTTACAGACTAATTGAGATGTTATTATTACGTAACcatcatatatacatacatacatacgtatgtaaGGGAGAGTTCTCCCATATCTCAGCTCATGGCACATGTTTCAAGCCCGCACttaaatcatttgaaaagCTTTCATTCCAACGACTTATCTCGTTTATTTCTATGTACTGACATGTTTGTATTTACCTCTTTGCCTGCACTGAAATCCCTAAGCCACTTACCTTAACTTCCTGGCACAGTTCCTCCACGGGGAGTTTAAGCTTGTAGGTAACCTTGtcaaaaaaagaaggaaaatatATGGTCAACAACGTTGATTAAATTGTGCAATCAATTAAATGCAtatattgtctgtttgtccACTTCTAAGCGCTTTTACATGCTTGCAAATTCACTTACAGTGTGTACCCGATGGGCAAATTCAACCGAGTaccttaatttaatttaattacattgcaTTGATGGGCATTATTCaataattaaatacttttcaagtGTACTTCCTTAGTCAACCAACATTTGTTGGTTGTCGCTTATTcgttgtattttttttcgagGGCGCACTGTACTCTTGAGCACTTGTATGGGTGTAAGCTTTTGCTTACTCCAACAAATAATCGACTGTCACGTCATTGGGGATTGGAAAACCTTACCTTTATCCCATGCTGTTCCAGCAGCTCCACGCAGGATTTGTCCACAGCATCGCAGACCAGCACTTTGCTGATTTTGAGGGGCATATTTGGGTTGGTAATGAGTACACTGAGAGATCTGAGCAAGCGGTTTGCCgtaatttatgaatttttgcCAATTACTTTCCGCAACTCACGATCTGCGCCGCcgagcaaacaaattgaactGACTTTGACTTCGAGAGCGGGTTCCTCGGGCCATCGAACCTGACTTTGAATGCCTCTCGCCGGTGCAGTGCGATTGTTGTTTTCTGGGTGATAACCGAT
Proteins encoded:
- the LOC120458248 gene encoding D-3-phosphoglycerate dehydrogenase translates to MPLKISKVLVCDAVDKSCVELLEQHGIKVTYKLKLPVEELCQEVKNFDAAIVRSDTKITAEVLAAGSGSLKVVGRAGAGVDNIDVPAATAHNVVVLNTPGGNSISACELTCILIGSLARPVVPAGQSMKEGRWDRKLYAGTELYGKTLAVLGLGRIGREVAIRMKTWGMRIIGYDPITTEAEAKAAGIEKMTLEEIWPLADYITVHTPLIPATRNLISAETLAKCKQGVKVVNVARGGIIDEQAVLDGLESGKVAGAAFDVYPEEPPKSAVTKALISHPKVVATPHLGASTSEAQVRVAVEVAEQFIALNGTSPKYTSYAGVINKEALAHYQ